One Maribacter cobaltidurans genomic window carries:
- a CDS encoding SDR family oxidoreductase, protein MSTKKIAVITGGSRGLGRDMAFQIAKKGLDVVITYHSNQAAAEDVVAQVKKSGVKSVALKLDTSDVSTFDAFYGRLEEALKETMGSSNFDFLINNAGTGIYKPFVDTTEADFDEMMNIHLKGVYFLTQKALKYMNDGGGIINISSGLARFTFPKSSAYASMKGGVEVFTRYLAKELGERKIRANVVAPGAVATDFGNGENKTNEQKRKMVSSVTALGRVGEPEDIGGLVAFLCTDDARWINGQRIEASGGTML, encoded by the coding sequence ATGAGCACAAAGAAAATAGCGGTAATTACCGGAGGTAGTAGGGGTCTTGGTCGCGATATGGCCTTCCAAATTGCAAAAAAAGGTCTGGATGTTGTTATTACCTATCACTCCAACCAGGCTGCAGCGGAGGATGTGGTAGCACAGGTAAAAAAATCAGGGGTAAAATCGGTTGCTTTGAAATTAGACACCAGTGACGTGTCCACTTTTGATGCCTTTTATGGTCGATTGGAAGAAGCCCTTAAAGAAACCATGGGGAGCAGCAACTTCGACTTTCTCATTAATAACGCTGGAACGGGCATTTACAAACCCTTTGTGGACACCACCGAAGCGGATTTTGACGAAATGATGAACATTCACTTGAAGGGCGTCTATTTTCTGACCCAAAAGGCCTTAAAATATATGAACGACGGTGGGGGAATCATTAATATTTCCTCCGGTTTGGCACGATTTACCTTTCCCAAGTCCTCGGCCTATGCATCCATGAAAGGAGGTGTGGAGGTCTTTACCCGCTATCTGGCCAAGGAGCTTGGGGAGCGTAAAATAAGAGCCAATGTGGTAGCGCCTGGAGCCGTGGCCACTGATTTTGGTAACGGGGAGAACAAGACCAATGAACAGAAACGAAAAATGGTATCGAGCGTAACGGCCCTGGGAAGGGTAGGGGAACCTGAGGACATTGGAGGGCTTGTCGCGTTTCTTTGTACCGATGATGCCCGTTGGATCAATGGGCAGCGTATTGAAGCCTCAGGGGGAACTATGCTGTAA
- a CDS encoding cation diffusion facilitator family transporter: MTNEESAIRTTYFSIIGNTCLALVKGLAGFFGNSYALIADAIESTTDIFSSLLVLLGLKYAKRPADENHPYGHGKIEPLVTFLVVAFLVTSATVIAYESIENINTPHKVPKPWTLIVLGVIILWKEVSYRIVLKKSRQTHSSSLRADAWHHRSDAITSIMAFIGISIALIFGKGYETADDWAALLASGFILYNSYLIFRPALGEIMDEHRYDDILDSIRTEANKVEGIVGTEKCYIRKAGMKYHIDLHAMVKADISVRDGHDIAHRLQDHLKAVIPNLEHVLIHIEPDDLGEGDDV; encoded by the coding sequence ATGACGAACGAGGAAAGTGCCATACGAACCACGTATTTCAGTATCATAGGAAACACCTGTTTGGCCTTGGTAAAAGGGTTAGCGGGATTTTTTGGAAATTCCTATGCCTTGATTGCCGATGCCATTGAGTCTACCACGGATATATTTTCCTCCTTATTGGTTTTATTGGGACTCAAATACGCAAAAAGACCGGCGGACGAGAACCACCCCTACGGTCACGGAAAAATAGAACCTTTGGTAACCTTTTTGGTCGTTGCTTTTTTGGTGACGTCGGCCACGGTCATCGCGTACGAGAGTATTGAAAATATCAATACTCCACATAAAGTCCCCAAACCATGGACCTTGATCGTACTTGGGGTCATTATTTTATGGAAAGAAGTCTCCTATAGAATTGTCCTTAAAAAAAGCAGGCAGACCCATAGTTCCTCGTTAAGGGCAGATGCCTGGCACCATCGTAGTGATGCCATTACCTCGATTATGGCATTTATCGGTATTTCTATCGCCCTTATTTTTGGCAAAGGCTACGAAACGGCGGACGATTGGGCGGCCTTACTGGCATCGGGCTTTATCCTCTATAATAGCTATCTTATTTTTAGACCGGCATTGGGCGAAATTATGGACGAACATCGCTATGATGATATCTTGGATAGCATCAGGACGGAGGCGAACAAGGTGGAAGGCATTGTGGGTACGGAAAAGTGTTACATCCGTAAGGCGGGCATGAAATATCATATCGACCTGCATGCTATGGTGAAGGCCGATATTTCCGTGCGGGACGGACATGACATTGCACACAGGTTACAGGATCACCTCAAAGCCGTGATACCCAATTTGGAGCATGTACTGATCCACATAGAGCCTGATGATTTGGGTGAAGGTGATGATGTTTAA
- a CDS encoding DUF4421 family protein: MKLKSNLFHIPFRLRLCLGVLILAHLHMKAQDSTLIVADGWIEKMDNKMAMDLSLNNAYEVFEVRMPNERLVIHPNAKTHLRYNLNYRFISLGFSLAPNFIPGNGNENLKGKTKSVSWGTALNFKKSFFEVSYDRVKGYYLANTNDFTPRNHGDPFIQFPDLRYTGFSLSAGYYSNSRFSFRSLTSQTERQLKSAGSFIPVFNSRYYIIDDTSETPGTQKSNNWETSAGPGYAYTFVANKKYYLSLGTQAQIGYLHTKLTTRLNSGEVITDQNNLLFRWGGKIGAGYNGNRFYTGLYTTLSGAQYKQEYTTVVNHDTRIFYHLFLGIRFNAPDYLKRKVGAFEDKYLK; this comes from the coding sequence ATGAAACTTAAGAGCAATCTTTTCCATATCCCATTTAGATTACGTTTGTGTTTAGGTGTTCTTATTTTGGCCCACTTACACATGAAGGCCCAGGATTCCACATTGATCGTGGCGGATGGTTGGATTGAAAAAATGGACAATAAAATGGCCATGGACCTCTCCCTGAACAATGCCTATGAGGTTTTTGAGGTGCGCATGCCCAATGAGCGATTGGTTATCCACCCGAATGCGAAGACCCATCTAAGGTATAATCTCAATTATCGATTTATTTCATTAGGTTTTTCCCTAGCCCCGAACTTTATTCCCGGCAACGGGAACGAGAACCTAAAAGGGAAGACCAAAAGTGTTAGTTGGGGTACGGCACTTAACTTTAAGAAAAGCTTTTTTGAGGTGTCCTATGACAGGGTCAAAGGCTATTATTTGGCCAATACCAATGATTTTACGCCCCGTAATCATGGGGATCCCTTTATTCAGTTCCCAGACCTTAGGTATACCGGTTTCTCCCTTTCGGCGGGGTATTACAGTAATTCCCGCTTTTCCTTTAGAAGCCTTACCTCCCAAACGGAGCGGCAGTTAAAAAGCGCTGGCAGTTTTATTCCGGTATTCAATTCACGCTATTATATTATAGACGATACCTCCGAGACCCCAGGTACGCAAAAATCCAATAATTGGGAAACAAGTGCAGGTCCGGGATATGCCTATACCTTTGTGGCCAACAAAAAATATTACCTTTCGTTGGGGACGCAGGCCCAAATAGGGTATCTACATACCAAATTAACGACCCGGCTCAATTCTGGAGAAGTTATTACCGATCAGAATAATTTGTTGTTCCGATGGGGTGGTAAAATTGGCGCGGGCTATAATGGCAATCGCTTTTATACAGGGCTATATACCACACTTTCCGGTGCGCAATACAAGCAGGAATATACTACGGTCGTAAACCACGATACCAGAATATTCTACCATTTGTTTTTAGGTATTCGATTCAATGCTCCCGATTATTTGAAACGAAAGGTAGGGGCTTTTGAAGACAAATACCTAAAGTAG
- a CDS encoding pyridoxamine 5'-phosphate oxidase family protein encodes MKLSKEIKRCMDKSVLCWLATVAPDNIPNVSPKEIFTYYQEEYIIIANIASPQSVKNIKHNPQVCISILAVLVQKGFQLKGTAELVKKQDSGFDKMEPLLNTMTEGKFPFNTIIKIRVEQAKPIIAPKYILYPKTTEEEQIASARKSYGF; translated from the coding sequence ATGAAACTATCCAAAGAAATAAAGCGGTGTATGGACAAAAGTGTATTGTGCTGGTTGGCTACGGTAGCCCCGGATAATATACCCAATGTATCCCCAAAGGAGATTTTCACCTATTACCAGGAGGAGTATATCATCATAGCCAACATTGCCTCGCCCCAAAGTGTAAAAAACATAAAGCACAATCCGCAGGTATGTATCAGTATTTTGGCTGTACTGGTTCAAAAAGGGTTTCAACTCAAAGGAACGGCGGAGCTTGTAAAAAAGCAAGATTCGGGATTCGATAAAATGGAGCCATTGTTGAATACCATGACCGAGGGAAAATTTCCATTCAACACCATTATTAAAATTAGAGTGGAGCAGGCTAAACCCATTATCGCACCAAAATATATCCTGTATCCGAAAACCACGGAGGAGGAACAGATTGCAAGTGCCAGAAAGTCCTATGGATTCTAA
- a CDS encoding DinB family protein, producing the protein MKPLYFILSLLLVSTIASPLFAQEDAYIQEYLERMENSKKYLLLVAEMMPEEKYDFKATPESLSFAENLMHIAWAMDWHSQSLMGGRPARNWETDMELQVAEKTKAEMMETIENTFDTTIQFIKDFDVNNLKEELDYFGLTRSKRQILMLLADHITHHRAQMLVSLRLNGLKPPRYVLFQ; encoded by the coding sequence ATGAAGCCTCTCTATTTTATCCTTTCCCTACTACTCGTTTCCACCATAGCATCACCGCTCTTCGCCCAAGAGGATGCATATATCCAGGAATATCTGGAACGTATGGAAAACTCCAAAAAATACCTGCTGCTGGTCGCGGAGATGATGCCCGAGGAAAAATATGACTTTAAGGCCACCCCAGAGTCGCTCAGCTTTGCTGAAAATCTTATGCATATCGCTTGGGCCATGGATTGGCACAGTCAGTCCCTTATGGGAGGCCGTCCCGCCCGCAATTGGGAAACGGATATGGAACTCCAGGTTGCAGAAAAGACCAAGGCGGAGATGATGGAGACCATCGAAAACACCTTTGATACCACCATCCAGTTTATCAAGGACTTTGATGTCAATAACCTCAAGGAAGAACTGGATTATTTTGGACTTACCCGCTCCAAGCGGCAGATTTTAATGCTGTTGGCGGACCATATTACCCATCATCGCGCGCAGATGTTGGTCAGTCTAAGGCTAAACGGACTTAAACCGCCCAGATATGTTTTGTTTCAGTAA
- a CDS encoding ASCH domain-containing protein: MKNLPFIILLLLASCKSEPKTEAPTETEIDPTVYAMWEDYSQAHPETKSEEMPESWFFHDNQKDADRLAKLVIDGKKRASSGLYKWYGDAGADLPAVGTKSIITNFDGTAQAIIEIVQVDTIPFKQISEAYAAMDMGTQEEPLPKWKKAHRAFFESTFEDGPETFSEDMLVVCETFKTIWPIK; encoded by the coding sequence ATGAAAAACCTCCCTTTTATTATACTACTCCTTTTGGCGAGCTGCAAAAGTGAACCCAAAACGGAAGCTCCTACGGAAACCGAAATTGATCCTACGGTTTACGCCATGTGGGAGGACTATAGCCAAGCCCATCCAGAAACGAAAAGCGAGGAGATGCCAGAATCCTGGTTTTTTCACGATAACCAAAAAGATGCCGATCGGTTGGCAAAACTGGTTATAGACGGGAAAAAGAGGGCTTCATCCGGGCTTTATAAGTGGTATGGGGATGCAGGGGCGGATTTGCCTGCTGTGGGCACCAAAAGCATCATCACCAATTTTGACGGTACGGCACAGGCCATTATTGAGATTGTACAAGTAGACACAATACCTTTTAAGCAAATTTCAGAAGCCTACGCCGCTATGGACATGGGTACGCAGGAAGAACCTCTTCCAAAATGGAAGAAGGCGCACCGTGCATTTTTTGAGAGTACCTTTGAGGATGGCCCAGAAACTTTTTCTGAGGATATGCTCGTGGTCTGCGAAACCTTTAAGACCATTTGGCCCATAAAATAA